A stretch of Castanea sativa cultivar Marrone di Chiusa Pesio chromosome 2, ASM4071231v1 DNA encodes these proteins:
- the LOC142625402 gene encoding uncharacterized protein LOC142625402, with product MYPDLFKQLGLKAGDLYKYDTPLVGFDGRMVIPNRQSSLPVNTEGKEVMVNFIVVSSFSLYMTILGKPWIHAMGAIPSTLHVKVKLHIDHGVTVELQEPLEGKGTDSVDDLIKVSILPYENKNFYIGNSMKQEDRTSVLLLLVQNLDIFAWSPYDVPSVDPKFITHKLNVDPTLPPKKQKSRRSAKQHVEAVKQEVKKLKLAATIKEVYFPVWLFNTVVVKKKNNKWRVYVDFTDLNLACPKDPFPMPKIDQLVDATCGHPNMSFLDAFQGYH from the exons ATGTATCCTGATCTCTTCAAACAATTAGGGTTGAAGGCAGGGGATCTCTATAAGTATGATACCCCTCTAGTGGGATTTGATGGCAGAATGGTAATTCCAAATAGGCAGAGTTCACTTCCAGTGAATACGGAGGGGAAAGAGGTGATGGTGAATTTCATTGTGGTCAGTTCATTTTCTTTGTACATGACGATACTTGGCAAGCCATGGATTCACGCCATGGGAGCCATCCCGTCCACtttgcatgttaaggtgaagCTTCATATTGACCACGGTGTCACCGTG GAATTACAAGAGCCCTTAGAGGGTAAAGGAACTGACAGTGTCGATGATCTGATTAAAGTAAGCATACTTCCTTATGAGAATAAGAATTTTTATATAGGGAATAGTATGAAGCAGGAGGATAGGACGAGTGTATTGTTATTGTTGGTTCAAAATCTCGACATCTTTGCATGGAGCCCCTATGATGTGCCCAGTGTGGACCCCAAGTTCATTACCCACAAACTTAATGTAGATCCAACGTTACCCCCAAAGAAGCAAAAGTCGAGGAGATCGGCCAAGCAACATGTAGAGGCTGTGAAGCAAGAGGTTAAGAAGCTGAAACTAGCCGCGACAATTAAAGAAGTCTACTTCCCAGTGTGGTTGTTCAATACTgtagtggtgaagaagaagaacaataaATGGAGGGTCTATGTAGACTTTACTGACCTCAACCTAGCTTGTCCCAAGGATCCATTCCCTATGCCAAAgattgatcagttggtggatgccacCTGTGGACATCCcaatatgagttttttggatgcctttcaGGGCTACCATTAG
- the LOC142625404 gene encoding protein FAR1-RELATED SEQUENCE 5-like, translating into MTGCKASIRFTMTNGEWKVIHFNPTHNHELAKPEERSFLRSNRKIIDAQLDVIKTFKEAGVRTISAYSYLVEEVGGFENVGFIKRDCYNVVNKQKLINVEAGDAQSLVNHFKQNQAEDPMFFYAIQVDQENRMTNFFWRYGRSRIDYNCFGDVICFDTTYRTNKYNMICAPFVGLNHHWKNVLFGCAFLLDETTFSFTWLFETFLESMGNQKPKTIFTDQCQAMKNAIRVVFPDTCHRLCLWHISKNAAENLPRHYEIPKFKSRFNKILYNCEIESEFESSWDALLRDYNLVGNK; encoded by the coding sequence atgaCCGGTTGTAAAGCTAGTATCCGGTTTACAATGACAAATGGTGAGTGGAAGGTTATTCACTTCAATCCTACTCATAATCATGAGCTTGCAAAGCCAGAAGAAAGGTCATTTCTAAGGTCGAATCGAAAAATAATTGATGCTCAGTTAGATGTTATAAAAACTTTCAAGGAAGCGGGTGTAAGAACAATAAGCGCATATTCCTATTTAGTTGAGGAAGTTGGAGGGTTTGAAAATGTTGGGTTTATAAAACGAGATTGCTATAATGTGGTGAACAAGCAGAAGTTAATCAATGTTGAGGCTGGAGATGCTCAAAGTTTAGTAAACCACTTTAAACAAAATCAAGCAGAAGATCCTATGTTTTTTTATGCAATTCAAGTTGATCAAGAAAATCgaatgacaaattttttttggagatatggCAGATCAAGGATTGATTACAACTGTTTTGGGGATGTTATATGTTTTGACACTACATATCGAACTAACAAGTATAATATGATATGTGCCCCATTTGTAGGTCTCAACCATCATTGGAAGAATGTACTTTTTGGCTGTGCATTTTTATTGGATGaaacaactttttcttttacttggTTGTTTGAAACATTCTTAGAATCAATGGGAAATCAAAAACCAAAGACAATTTTTACTGACCAATGTCAAGCAATGAAGAATGCTATAAGAGTTGTGTTTCCTGATACATGTCATCGCTTGTGCTTATGGCATATCTCAAAAAATGCTGCAGAAAATTTACCAAGGCATTATGAGATTCCTAAATTCAAGAGTAGattcaataaaattctttataaTTGTGAGATTGAATCAGAGTTTGAGTCTTCTTGGGATGCCTTACTTAGAGATTACAATTTGGTGGGCAATAAGTGA
- the LOC142624358 gene encoding serine/threonine-protein kinase SRK2I has translation MDRTPITVGPGVDMPIMHDSDRYDFVRDIGSGNFGVARLMRDKHTKELVAVKYIERGDKIDENVQREIINHRSLRHPNIVRFKEVILTPTHLAIVMEYASGGELFERICNAGRFSEDEARFFFQQLISGVSYCHAMQICHRDLKLENTLLDGSPAPRLKICDFGYSKSSVLHSQPKSTVGTPAYIAPEVLLRQEYDGKIADVWSCGVTLYVMLVGAYPFEDPDEPKDFRKTIQRILSVQYSIPDCVQISPECRHLISRIFVADPAARITIPDIKNHEWFLKNLPADLMDERTIGNQFEEPDQPMQSVDVIMQIIAEATIPAVGAHSLHQFSIDNLDMDDDMDDLDSDSELDIDSSGEIVYAL, from the exons ATGGATCGGACCCCGATAACAGTCGGGCCGGGCGTGGACATGCCGATCATGCACGATAGCGATCGGTACGATTTCGTCAGGGATATCGGGTCGGGTAATTTCGGTGTGGCCCGGTTGATGAGAGACAAGCACACGAAGGAGCTCGTAGCCGTCAAATACATAGAGCGGGGCGATAAG ATAGATGAGAATGTTCAAAGAGAAATCATAAATCATAGGTCTCTGAGACACCCCAACATCGTTAGATTTAAAGAg GTAATTTTAACACCTACCCATTTGGCGATTGTGATGGAATATGCATCTGGAGGAGAGCTTTTTGAGCGAATATGCAATGCCGGGCGCTTTAGTGAAGATGAG gcTCGCTTCTTCTTTCAACAACTTATATCTGGAGTCAGCTACTGCCATGCTATG CAAATATGCCATCGTGACTTGAAGCTAGAAAACACTTTGTTGGATGGAAGCCCGGCTCCTCGATTGAAGATATGTGACTTTGGATATTCAAAG TCTTCAGTGCTTCATTCCCAACCAAAGTCAACTGTGGGAACTCCTGCTTACATTGCTCCAGAAGTACTGCTTAGGCAAGAGTATGATGGCAAG ATTGCAGATGTGTGGTCATGTGGTGTGACCTTATACGTGATGCTGGTGGGAGCATATCCTTTTGAGGATCCTGATGAGCCTAAGGATTTTCGGAAGACTATACAA AGAATCCTCAGCGTCCAGTACTCCATTCCAGACTGTGTTCAAATATCTCCCGAGTGTCGCCACCTGATCTCAAGAATTTTTGTTGCTGATCCTGCAGCG AGGATCACCATTCCTGACATCAAGAACCATGAGTGGTTTTTAAAGAATCTCCCAGCAGACCTAATGGATGAAAGAACGATAGGCAATCAGTTTGAAGAGCCAGACCAACCAATGCAGAGTGTTGATGTGATCATGCAGATAATTGCTGAGGCCACCATACCTGCAGTTGGGGCTCATAGCCTTCACCAGTTCTCAATAGACAACCTGGATATGGATGATGATATGGATGACTTGGATTCTGACTCTGAGCTTGACATCGATAGCAGTGGGGAGATAGTCTATGCACTGTGA
- the LOC142626177 gene encoding putative disease resistance protein At5g66900, with product MAAAFVGGAALGAAFGEGFAVLHDTVKDVVSKARLFKPILKRLESTLNNLAPMVKEITQLSEQLDLRKVETENLIKNMKKGEKLVRKCLKIRWWNYCFKVYYSSKLEELDKEIVRFCQVDLQVHSTRNGLKTLVNVNLILEKVDSIVDRKGVPCTVRDPPDFTVGLDMPTKELKTLLLKEEVQLLLLTAPGGCGKTTLVQMLCQDDQIKGMFGDNILFVNVSKTPNVKVIVQNLLNYKDMQPTFQIQCDEDAIDQLSQLLNHLSPSPILLILDDVWLGSESLPEMFKFDLPNYKILVTSRTAFPRFKKFTYHLKPLDDVDAMTLFHRSASLHDGSSYVPAEEDVKKIVRGCGGFPLVIKVIGGSLCGQHAVVWHSRLMKWSDGQFYFSSDTELLAHLQKSLEFSDDKVIIKECFMDLGSFPEDQRISAAALIDMWAELYELDEDGIQAIANLQELTIRNLASLVMARKDASEVKSYYNEDFVTQHDILRELAMHQSSQESVGQRPRLIINISGNNLPKWWTEQKQQLINARLLSISTDELFSSSWCNIQGSKVEVLVLNFHSKNYTLPEFVEKMDKLKVLILNNYGFFLSKISNFQLLRSLPNLKRIRLEKVSISSLCETLVPLKSLKKISLFMCNIGKAFENCTIQVSDAFPNLTEINIDYCNDLEELPVGLCDIVHLKKISITNCHKLFALPEEIGKLVNLEVLRLRSCTDLSELPNSIRSLHMLSILDISDCLSIMKLPKHIGELCNLKVLNMKGCLRLRTQFPESIMDLEQLKLVVCDEERARLWEPIKEFLTELKVEVAEKDINLNWLPK from the exons ATGGCAGCAGCATTTGTTGGAGGGGCTGCTCTTGGGGCAGCATTTGGTGAGGGCTTTGCAGTGTTACATGACACGGTTAAGGATGTGGTAAGCAAAGCCCGTTTGTTCAAACCCATTCTTAAACGCCTCGAATCCACGTTAAATAATTTGGCACCAATGGTCAAAGAAATAACACAATTAAGCGAACAACTTGATCTCCGAAAAGTGGAAACAGAGAACTTgatcaaaaatatgaaaaagggAGAGAAGCTGGTTCGCAAGTGCTTGAAAATCCGGTGGTGGAACTACTGTTTCAAAGTCTATTACTCTTCCAAACTTGAAGAGTTGGACAAAGAAATTGTCAGGTTCTGTCAGGTTGATTTGCAAGTGCATAGCACAAGGAATGGGTTGAAGACTTTGGTAAATGTGAATCTTATTCTGGAGAAAGTGGATTCGATTGTGGATAGAAAAGGAGTGCCGTGCACAGTTCGTGACCCCCCGGATTTTACAGTCGGGTTGGATATGCCAACGAAGGAGTTGAAGACACTGCTGTTGAAGGAGGAGGTGCAGCTGCTTCTACTGACTGCTCCTGGAGGATGCGGGAAGACCACATTGGTCCAAATGCTTTGTCAGGATGATCAAATTAAAG GAATGTTTGGGGACAATATTCTCTTTGTGAACGTTTCAAAAACTCCCAATGTGAAGGTCATTGTGCAGAACCTATTAAATTATAAGGATATGCAGCCTACTTTTCAAATTCAATGTGATGAAGATGCAATCGACCAGCTGTCCCAACTGCTGAATCATCTCAGCCCTAGTCCTATATTGTTGATCCTAGATGATGTCTGGCTTGGATCAGAATCCCTTCCTGAAATGTTTAAGTTTGATCTTCCCAATTACAAGATCTTGGTTACTTCAAGAACTGCATTTccaagatttaaaaaatttacatatcaCTTAAAACCACTAGATGATGTTGATGCAATGACTCTTTTCCATCGCTCAGCATCCCTACATGATGGGAGCTCTTATGTTCCAGCAGAAGAAGATGTCAAAAAG ATAGTAAGAGGCTGTGGGGGATTCCCATTAGTCATTAAAGTGATTGGTGGCTCACTGTGTGGGCAGCATGCAGTAGTATGGCACAGTAGACTAATGAAATGGTCTGAtggtcaattttattttagttctgATACGGAGCTGCTTGCTCATCTTCAAAAAAGCCTAGAATTTTCAGATGACAAGGTCATCATTAAAGAGTGTTTCATGGACCTAGGTTCATTTCCCGAAGACCAAAGGATCTCTGCTGCTGCCCTCATTGATATGTGGGCAGAATTGTATGAACTGGATGAAGATGGCATCCAAGCCATTGCCAATTTGCAAGAACTCACCATTCGAAATCTGGCTAGTCTTGTGATGGCAAG GAAAGATGCAAGTGAGGTCAAAAGCTATTACAATGAAGACTTTGTCACACAACATGATATTCTTAGAGAGCTTGCTATGCATCAGAGCAGCCAGGAGTCTGTAGGACAAAGGCCAAGACTGATTATTAACATTAGTGGAAACAATCTACCAAAGTGGTGGACGGAACAAAAACAGCAACTCATTAATGCTCGCCTACTATCTATCTCAACAG ATGAATTATTCTCGTCCAGTTGGTGCAACATTCAAGGATCCAAAGTTGAGGTTctagttttgaattttcattcaaaGAATTACACCTTACCTGAGTTTGTGGAGAAAATGGATAAACTCAAGGTTTTGATACTCAATAATTatggtttctttctttccaaGATAAGCAATTTTCAATTGCTCAGGTCTCTACCCAATTTAAAAAGAATCAGATTAGAGAAGGTTTCAATTTCTTCGCTTTGCGAGACCCTTGTACCATTGAAGAGTTTGAAGAAAATATCCTTGTTTATGTGTAATATTGGTAAGGCTTTTGAGAATTGTACAATTCAGGTTTCTGAtgcatttccaaatttgacggAGATAAACATTGACTATTGCAATGATCTAGAGGAATTGCCTGTTGGGCTATGTGATATCGTCCACCTCAAAAAAATCAGCATCACCAACTGTCATAAGTTGTTTGCACTGCCAGAAGAAATTGGAAAGCTGGTGAATTTAGAAGTGCTAAGGCTTAGGTCATGTACTGATTTGTCAGAGCTACCAAATTCAATCAGAAGCCTCCATATGTTAAGCATTCTAGACATATCTGACTGCCTAAGCATTATGAAGTTGCCAAAACACATTGGTGAGTTGTGTAATCTAAAAGTGCTCAACATGAAAGGGTGCTTGAGATTGCGTACTCAGTTTCCAGAATCAATAATGGATCTTGAGCAGTTAAAGCTTGTGGTATGTGACGAAGAGAGGGCCAGGTTGTGGGAGCCTATCAAGGAATTCCTCACCGAGCTCAAGGTAGAGGTGGCTGAAAAAGATATCAACTTGAATTGGCTTCCCAAATGA